The following proteins come from a genomic window of Trifolium pratense cultivar HEN17-A07 linkage group LG4, ARS_RC_1.1, whole genome shotgun sequence:
- the LOC123882487 gene encoding cinnamoyl-CoA reductase 1-like — protein sequence MPVYDNTSLVSGADQTVCVTGAGGFIASWLVKLLLEKGYTVRGTLRNPEDPKNGHLKELEGAKERLTLHKVDLLDLKSIQSVIHGCHGVFHTASPVTDNPEEMLEPAINGTKNVIIASAEAKVRRVVFTSSIGTVYMNPNTSRDVVVDESYWSDLEHCKNTKNWYCYGKTVAEQSAWDIAKENQVDLVVVNPVLVLGPLLQSTVNASTIHILKYLTGSAKTYVNATQSYVSVKDVALAHVLVYETNSASGRYICSDASLHRGEVVEILAKYFPEYPLPTKCSDEKNPRVKPFIFSNQKLKNLGLELTPVKQCLYETVRSLQEKGHLPIPQMKEDFV from the exons ATGCCTGTCTATGATAACACTTCATTAGTCTCCGGTGCCGACCAAACTGTGTGTGTCACCGGTGCCGGTGGGTTCATAGCTTCTTGGCTTGTTAAACTTCTTTTGGAGAAAGGTTACACCGTTAGAGGAACCCTCCGAAACCCAG AGGATCCAAAGAATGGTCACTTGAAAGAGTTGGAAGGAGCAAAAGAGAGATTAACTTTGCATAAGGTTGATCTTCTTGATCTTAAATCTATCCAATCTGTTATTCATGGCTGCCATGGTGTATTCCACACAGCCTCCCCTGTTACTGACAACCCT GAAGAAATGTTGGAGCCAGCAATAAATGGAACTAAGAATGTGATTATAGCGTCCGCAGAAGCTAAAGTGAGACGTGTTGTGTTCACTTCATCAATTGGAACCGTCTATATGAACCCAAATACAAGTAGAGATGTTGTGGTTGATGAGTCGTACTGGAGTGATTTAGAACATTGCAAGAACACAAAG aaTTGGTATTGTTATGGGAAGACAGTGGCAGAACAATCAGCATGGGATATAGCAAAAGAAAACCAAGTGGATTTGGTTGTAGTGAACCCGGTTTTGGTTCTTGGGCCATTACTACAATCAACAGTTAATGCAAGTACAATTCACATCCTCAAATATCTTACTGGTTCAGCCAAGACTTATGTGAATGCAACACAATCTTATGTTAGTGTTAAGGATGTTGCATTAGCACATGTTCTTGTTTATGAGACAAATTCTGCTTCTGGTAGATACATATGTTCTGATGCTTCCTTGCACCGTGGTGAAGTTGTTGAAATTTTGGCCAAGTATTTTCCTGAGTATCCACTTCCTACCAA GTGTTCAGATGAAAAGAATCCAAGGGTGAAACCATTCATATTCTCAAATCAAAAGCTGAAAAACTTAGGATTGGAATTGACTCCTGTGAAGCAATGTCTATATGAGACAGTTAGAAGTCTACAAGAGAAAGGACACCTTCCTATTCCCCAAATGAAAGAAGACTTTGTTTAA
- the LOC123882486 gene encoding CBL-interacting serine/threonine-protein kinase 5-like isoform X2 has protein sequence MDQQNKQSFQNPKHIIFDKYEMGKVLGQGNFAKVYHCRSLSTNESVATKVIKKEKLRKERLVKQIKREVSVMRLVRHPHIVDLKEVMATKGKIFLVMEYVKGGELFAKVAKGKLKEDVARKYFQQLISAVDFCHSRGVTHRDLKPENLLLDENEDLKVSDFGLSALPEQHREDGMLLTPCGTPAYVAPEVLKKKGYDGSKADLWSCGVILYALVCGYLPFQGENVMRIYKKAFKGEYEFPEWISPQAKMLISNLLVADPKKRYSIVDIMNDPWFRIGFVRPIAFSMNGSSIEDNDKDINIDFNEVGEDNVDVPELIMVKPSRPFYNAFEIISSLSHGFDLRNLFETRKKLPSMFISKFSASTVLEKLEVMAKKLNFRMTGKKEFVVRFEGTKDGRKGKVAVTMEVFGVAPDVAVVEFSKCGGDTLEYVKLCDEQLRPSLKDIVWSWQGDNHNDNNSQ, from the coding sequence ATGgatcaacaaaacaaacaaagttTCCAAAACCCCAAACACATAATTTTCGACAAATACGAAATGGGAAAAGTCTTGGGTCAAGGAAACTTTGCAAAGGTTTACCATTGTAGAAGCCTTTCAACAAACGAGAGTGTAGCCACCAAGGTGATAAAGAAAGAGAAGCTAAGAAAAGAGAGGTTAGTGAAGCAAATCAAGCGTGAAGTTTCGGTTATGCGTCTCGTTCGCCATCCTCATATAGTTGACCTCAAAGAAGTTATGGCAACAAAGGGAAAAATATTTCTAGTAATGGAATATGTAAAAGGAGGTGAACTTTTTGCCAAAGTTGCAAAAggaaaattgaaagaagatgTTGCTAGAAAATACTTTCAACAGCTCATCAGCGCCGTTGATTTTTGTCATAGTCGCGGTGTCACACACCGTGATTTGAAACCAGAGAATCTCCTCTTAGACGAAAACGAAGACCTAAAGGTCTCCGATTTTGGACTCTCAGCATTGCCAGAGCAACATCGAGAGGATGGGATGCTTTTAACTCCATGTGGGACCCCTGCTTATGTGGCACCCGAGGTTTTGAAGAAGAAAGGGTATGATGGTTCTAAGGCTGATCTATGGTCTTGTGGTGTTATCCTCTATGCCTTGGTTTGTGGATATCTTCCTTTTCAAGGTGAGAATGTTATGAGGATTTATAAAAAGGCTTTTAAAGGTGAATATGAATTTCCTGAATGGATTTCTCCGCAAGCTAAAATGTTAATTTCGAATCTTCTTGTCGCGGATCCTAAAAAAAGGTATTCaattgttgatattatgaatGATCCTTGGTTTCGAATTGGGTTTGTTAGACCCATTGCGTTTTCTATGAATGGTTCGAGTATTGAAGATAACGACAAAGACatcaatattgatttcaatgaGGTTGGTGAAGATAATGTTGATGTTCCTGAATTGATAATGGTGAAGCCATCTCGTCCTTTTTATAATGCATTTGAGATAATTTCGTCGTTGTCACATGGTTTTGATCTTAGGAATTTGTTTGAGACGAGGAAAAAGTTGCCATCAATGTTTATATCAAAATTTTCGGCTTCAACAGTCTTGGAGAAACTTGAGGTGATGGCGAAGAAGTTGAACTTTAGGATGACAGGGAAGAAGGAGTTCGTGGTGAGATTTGAGGGGACAAAAGATGGGAGAAAGGGGAAGGTTGCGGTGACGATGGAGGTGTTTGGGGTGGCACCGGACGTGGCGGTGGTTGAGTTTTCTAAGTGTGGTGGAGACACATTGGAGTACGTTAAGTTGTGTGATGAACAATTAAGACCTTCACTCAAAGATATTGTTTGGAGTTGGCAAGGTGACAATCATAACGATAACAACTCTCAATAG
- the LOC123882486 gene encoding CBL-interacting serine/threonine-protein kinase 25-like isoform X1, whose translation MDQQNKQSFQNPKHIIFDKYEMGKVLGQGNLTNESVATKVIKKEKLRKERLVKQIKREVSVMRLVRHPHIVDLKEVMATKGKIFLVMEYVKGGELFAKVAKGKLKEDVARKYFQQLISAVDFCHSRGVTHRDLKPENLLLDENEDLKVSDFGLSALPEQHREDGMLLTPCGTPAYVAPEVLKKKGYDGSKADLWSCGVILYALVCGYLPFQGENVMRIYKKAFKGEYEFPEWISPQAKMLISNLLVADPKKRYSIVDIMNDPWFRIGFVRPIAFSMNGSSIEDNDKDINIDFNEVGEDNVDVPELIMVKPSRPFYNAFEIISSLSHGFDLRNLFETRKKLPSMFISKFSASTVLEKLEVMAKKLNFRMTGKKEFVVRFEGTKDGRKGKVAVTMEVFGVAPDVAVVEFSKCGGDTLEYVKLCDEQLRPSLKDIVWSWQGDNHNDNNSQ comes from the exons ATGgatcaacaaaacaaacaaagttTCCAAAACCCCAAACACATAATTTTCGACAAATACGAAATGGGAAAAGTCTTGGGTCAAGGAAACTT AACAAACGAGAGTGTAGCCACCAAGGTGATAAAGAAAGAGAAGCTAAGAAAAGAGAGGTTAGTGAAGCAAATCAAGCGTGAAGTTTCGGTTATGCGTCTCGTTCGCCATCCTCATATAGTTGACCTCAAAGAAGTTATGGCAACAAAGGGAAAAATATTTCTAGTAATGGAATATGTAAAAGGAGGTGAACTTTTTGCCAAAGTTGCAAAAggaaaattgaaagaagatgTTGCTAGAAAATACTTTCAACAGCTCATCAGCGCCGTTGATTTTTGTCATAGTCGCGGTGTCACACACCGTGATTTGAAACCAGAGAATCTCCTCTTAGACGAAAACGAAGACCTAAAGGTCTCCGATTTTGGACTCTCAGCATTGCCAGAGCAACATCGAGAGGATGGGATGCTTTTAACTCCATGTGGGACCCCTGCTTATGTGGCACCCGAGGTTTTGAAGAAGAAAGGGTATGATGGTTCTAAGGCTGATCTATGGTCTTGTGGTGTTATCCTCTATGCCTTGGTTTGTGGATATCTTCCTTTTCAAGGTGAGAATGTTATGAGGATTTATAAAAAGGCTTTTAAAGGTGAATATGAATTTCCTGAATGGATTTCTCCGCAAGCTAAAATGTTAATTTCGAATCTTCTTGTCGCGGATCCTAAAAAAAGGTATTCaattgttgatattatgaatGATCCTTGGTTTCGAATTGGGTTTGTTAGACCCATTGCGTTTTCTATGAATGGTTCGAGTATTGAAGATAACGACAAAGACatcaatattgatttcaatgaGGTTGGTGAAGATAATGTTGATGTTCCTGAATTGATAATGGTGAAGCCATCTCGTCCTTTTTATAATGCATTTGAGATAATTTCGTCGTTGTCACATGGTTTTGATCTTAGGAATTTGTTTGAGACGAGGAAAAAGTTGCCATCAATGTTTATATCAAAATTTTCGGCTTCAACAGTCTTGGAGAAACTTGAGGTGATGGCGAAGAAGTTGAACTTTAGGATGACAGGGAAGAAGGAGTTCGTGGTGAGATTTGAGGGGACAAAAGATGGGAGAAAGGGGAAGGTTGCGGTGACGATGGAGGTGTTTGGGGTGGCACCGGACGTGGCGGTGGTTGAGTTTTCTAAGTGTGGTGGAGACACATTGGAGTACGTTAAGTTGTGTGATGAACAATTAAGACCTTCACTCAAAGATATTGTTTGGAGTTGGCAAGGTGACAATCATAACGATAACAACTCTCAATAG